Proteins from a genomic interval of Maylandia zebra isolate NMK-2024a linkage group LG15, Mzebra_GT3a, whole genome shotgun sequence:
- the LOC106675817 gene encoding CMP-N-acetylneuraminate-beta-galactosamide-alpha-2,3-sialyltransferase 1 isoform X1, producing MFPSQTSRMISKSKVLVFLLFFTGIGVYVKTGYQLTHYAVDQKLCACIKCLSEDKQLLLDRSNRSVQPFLTANLNLSQNEFNWWKDLQAESRSFRVYETTVANLFQIFPKNPDVIQPKYDHCRTCAVVGNSGNLRRSHYGPLIDLHEVVIRMNTGITRGFEKDVGNKTTHHVMYPESAVDLDDNTHFVLFPFKIQDFEWLINASTTGFTGRSYMPVKSKIKTNKDLVMVVNPAFMKYVHEVWLGNKGRYPSTGFMALILALHICDEVDVFGYGADSDGNWSHYWEILTNKRLRTGVHPGNYEYNIIQQLAQQQKIKFYEGLMKKM from the exons ATGTTTCCCAGTCAAACATCTAGAATGATTTCAAAATCAAAGGTGCTGGTTTTCCTGCTGTTTTTCACTGGTATTGGTGTGTATGTCAAAACGGGCTACCAATTGACTCATTATGCTGTGGACCAAAAGCTGTGTGCTTGCATAAAATGTTTATCAGAGGATAAGCAGTTGCTTCTGGATCGATCGAATAGAAGTGTTCAACCATTTTTGACTGCAAACTTAAACCTCTCACAGAATGAATTCAACTGGTGGAAG GATTTGCAGGCTGAAAGCCGTAGCTTCAGAGTTTATGAAACAACAGTGGCCAACTTGTTTCAGATCTTCCCAAAGAATCCAGATGTTATACAACCCAAATAtgaccactgcaggacttgtgCTGTGGTGGGTAATTCTGGTAATTTAAGGAGATCGCATTATGGACCGCTGATAGATTTACATGAAGTTGTCATAAG AATGAACACTGGTATTACCagaggctttgaaaaagacgtTGGAAACAAGACAACTCATCATGTCATGTATCCAGAGAGTGCTGTGGATTTGGATGACAACACCCATTTTGTACTGTTTCCCTTCAAGATACAGGACTTTGAGTGGCTCATTAATGCCTCTACAACAGGATTTACTGGAAG GTCATATATGCCAGTGAAATCAAAGATCAAAACTAACAAGGATTTG GTCATGGTGGTAAATCCAGCTTTTATGAAATATGTACATGAGGTTTGGCTTGGAAATAAGGGACGTTATCCATCCACTGGCTTTATGGCTTTGATTCTTGCACTTCACATTTGTGATGAG GTTGATGTGTTTGGTTATGGCGCTGACAGTGATGGAAACTGGAGTCACTACTGGGAAATACTCACAAACAAAAGGTTAAGAACTGGAGTACATCCTGGAAATTATGAGTATAACATCATCCAGCAACTAGCTCAGCAACAGAAAATTAAGTTCTATGAAGGCctaatgaaaaaaatgtga
- the LOC106675817 gene encoding CMP-N-acetylneuraminate-beta-galactosamide-alpha-2,3-sialyltransferase 1 isoform X2 — protein sequence MMRQTSRMISKSKVLVFLLFFTGIGVYVKTGYQLTHYAVDQKLCACIKCLSEDKQLLLDRSNRSVQPFLTANLNLSQNEFNWWKDLQAESRSFRVYETTVANLFQIFPKNPDVIQPKYDHCRTCAVVGNSGNLRRSHYGPLIDLHEVVIRMNTGITRGFEKDVGNKTTHHVMYPESAVDLDDNTHFVLFPFKIQDFEWLINASTTGFTGRSYMPVKSKIKTNKDLVMVVNPAFMKYVHEVWLGNKGRYPSTGFMALILALHICDEVDVFGYGADSDGNWSHYWEILTNKRLRTGVHPGNYEYNIIQQLAQQQKIKFYEGLMKKM from the exons ATGATGCG TCAAACATCTAGAATGATTTCAAAATCAAAGGTGCTGGTTTTCCTGCTGTTTTTCACTGGTATTGGTGTGTATGTCAAAACGGGCTACCAATTGACTCATTATGCTGTGGACCAAAAGCTGTGTGCTTGCATAAAATGTTTATCAGAGGATAAGCAGTTGCTTCTGGATCGATCGAATAGAAGTGTTCAACCATTTTTGACTGCAAACTTAAACCTCTCACAGAATGAATTCAACTGGTGGAAG GATTTGCAGGCTGAAAGCCGTAGCTTCAGAGTTTATGAAACAACAGTGGCCAACTTGTTTCAGATCTTCCCAAAGAATCCAGATGTTATACAACCCAAATAtgaccactgcaggacttgtgCTGTGGTGGGTAATTCTGGTAATTTAAGGAGATCGCATTATGGACCGCTGATAGATTTACATGAAGTTGTCATAAG AATGAACACTGGTATTACCagaggctttgaaaaagacgtTGGAAACAAGACAACTCATCATGTCATGTATCCAGAGAGTGCTGTGGATTTGGATGACAACACCCATTTTGTACTGTTTCCCTTCAAGATACAGGACTTTGAGTGGCTCATTAATGCCTCTACAACAGGATTTACTGGAAG GTCATATATGCCAGTGAAATCAAAGATCAAAACTAACAAGGATTTG GTCATGGTGGTAAATCCAGCTTTTATGAAATATGTACATGAGGTTTGGCTTGGAAATAAGGGACGTTATCCATCCACTGGCTTTATGGCTTTGATTCTTGCACTTCACATTTGTGATGAG GTTGATGTGTTTGGTTATGGCGCTGACAGTGATGGAAACTGGAGTCACTACTGGGAAATACTCACAAACAAAAGGTTAAGAACTGGAGTACATCCTGGAAATTATGAGTATAACATCATCCAGCAACTAGCTCAGCAACAGAAAATTAAGTTCTATGAAGGCctaatgaaaaaaatgtga